Proteins from a genomic interval of Phragmitibacter flavus:
- a CDS encoding GNAT family N-acetyltransferase, giving the protein MSFEFSTVRSDEHPAIAALLHGSLVHWYESKLRQGYRFGDSPDPFLIFPQVYEALDPGEAMVAREKEGGQILGVCFVHRRETHFAVGIVATLPDAGARGVARAMMQEAIKRAEAEGKPVRLVSSLLNLDSYSLYTKMGFVPRTIFQDLMMAVPEGGMTVQAPQGVDRVRVARADEASALADFEASLQGIRREKDYAFFLEDRVGLWKVWVSEGGDGRINGVLVVSLNAAMPMLGPGVAGDEAAALAMIWTALNELGGKSYVLLAPAAAAGLVRTLYGWGARNIELHVAQAYGDTPEGSGIVFPTFLPESA; this is encoded by the coding sequence ATGTCCTTTGAATTTTCCACCGTCCGCAGTGATGAACATCCAGCTATTGCCGCCTTGTTGCATGGCTCGTTGGTGCACTGGTATGAGTCAAAGTTGCGTCAGGGGTATCGATTTGGGGACAGCCCGGATCCGTTTTTGATTTTTCCACAGGTGTATGAAGCGCTGGATCCGGGTGAAGCGATGGTTGCTCGTGAAAAGGAAGGCGGACAGATCCTCGGGGTATGTTTTGTGCATCGACGCGAAACGCATTTTGCGGTGGGGATCGTGGCGACTTTGCCTGATGCGGGGGCGCGAGGGGTGGCGCGGGCGATGATGCAGGAGGCCATCAAACGTGCGGAGGCAGAGGGTAAACCGGTGCGGCTGGTGTCGAGTTTGTTGAATCTGGATTCGTATTCGCTGTATACCAAAATGGGCTTTGTGCCGCGCACGATTTTTCAGGATCTGATGATGGCGGTGCCAGAGGGCGGCATGACGGTGCAAGCACCGCAGGGCGTGGATCGAGTTCGGGTGGCGCGTGCGGATGAGGCTTCGGCGCTTGCCGATTTTGAGGCGTCGTTGCAGGGAATCCGTCGTGAGAAAGACTACGCGTTTTTTTTGGAGGACCGTGTTGGACTTTGGAAGGTTTGGGTGAGTGAAGGTGGCGATGGGCGGATCAATGGAGTCTTGGTGGTCAGCCTTAATGCGGCAATGCCGATGCTCGGTCCCGGGGTTGCAGGTGATGAGGCGGCGGCATTGGCGATGATCTGGACGGCGCTGAATGAGTTGGGGGGAAAGAGTTATGTTTTGCTGGCTCCGGCTGCTGCTGCGGGGTTGGTGAGAACGCTTTATGGATGGGGTGCACGCAACATTGAATTGCATGTGGCTCAGGCCTATGGAGATACTCCTGAAGGAAGCGGGATCGTCTTTCCGACGTTTCTGCCTGAATCGGCTTAG
- a CDS encoding Pycsar system effector family protein, protein MLARWSIAPEDRGPMSEPTVSDPSEFPPNANQDSMTGNAIYLLRTVHQHHVALSALADQKASFLLGGTIVILGFVATANQQASIGLPFLVLAAGSVLALVFCCLTLIPRIRFHDPKQPGFNLLFCSHFINLSEDEFIRRMKATIDRDASISEALSRDIYQMGGIIVRRKLKTLRFAYGAFLAGIIACVVGCVLQAIF, encoded by the coding sequence GTGCTTGCCCGATGGTCAATCGCCCCGGAAGATCGCGGCCCAATGTCCGAGCCCACTGTTTCTGATCCATCCGAATTCCCTCCTAATGCCAATCAAGATTCGATGACCGGGAACGCGATCTATCTGCTGCGCACGGTTCATCAGCATCACGTGGCCCTCAGTGCGCTTGCCGATCAGAAGGCCAGCTTTCTTCTTGGTGGAACCATCGTGATCCTCGGTTTCGTCGCGACGGCGAATCAGCAAGCCTCCATCGGCCTGCCATTTCTTGTTTTGGCAGCGGGATCGGTTCTTGCATTGGTGTTCTGCTGTCTGACTTTGATCCCGCGGATCCGTTTTCATGACCCGAAACAACCCGGATTTAACCTGCTATTTTGCAGTCACTTCATCAACTTGAGCGAGGATGAGTTCATTCGCCGGATGAAGGCGACCATTGATCGCGACGCGTCAATTTCTGAAGCCTTGTCACGAGACATTTATCAGATGGGCGGCATCATTGTCCGTCGCAAATTGAAGACCCTGAGGTTTGCCTACGGGGCCTTTCTGGCAGGGATTATCGCCTGCGTCGTTGGCTGTGTGTTGCAGGCGATTTTTTGA
- a CDS encoding ImmA/IrrE family metallo-endopeptidase gives MPDPPLFRAPYYPAKVCWSRADEFREEFWPSGDYPIDVLAIAEFGLGLEMRVVDNLLNDLGVDALLGIDFNTLAVDRDQYMQGRFHGRMRYSVAHEIGHYVLHRELAEQFPKDEKKLREFYSEIPEREYSFLEYHANEFAGALLVPRNELSSRLALYVDSSKPIEEGILVEAVDALAGHFAVSTTVIEIRLIKEKLIGSS, from the coding sequence ATGCCTGATCCTCCACTTTTTCGAGCCCCTTATTATCCTGCCAAAGTTTGCTGGTCTCGCGCTGATGAATTCCGAGAAGAATTTTGGCCCAGTGGTGATTACCCAATCGACGTCCTGGCCATAGCTGAGTTTGGTTTAGGTTTGGAAATGCGCGTTGTAGATAATCTCCTAAATGACCTTGGAGTTGATGCCTTACTGGGGATAGATTTCAACACGCTTGCCGTCGATCGGGATCAATATATGCAGGGTCGATTTCATGGGCGAATGCGATACAGTGTGGCTCATGAAATCGGACACTATGTATTACATCGCGAGTTGGCTGAACAGTTCCCGAAAGATGAGAAAAAGTTGAGGGAATTCTATTCCGAGATTCCGGAACGAGAATATAGTTTCCTGGAATATCATGCGAATGAATTTGCTGGTGCATTGTTGGTCCCACGCAATGAGTTGAGTTCCCGATTGGCGCTTTACGTGGACTCATCCAAACCCATTGAGGAGGGCATCCTTGTAGAGGCCGTGGATGCCCTTGCGGGCCACTTTGCGGTGTCTACAACTGTGATAGAGATACGTCTGATTAAAGAAAAATTAATCGGCTCCTCATAG
- a CDS encoding helix-turn-helix domain-containing protein, whose protein sequence is MNQTTITTFGGYLKSLRMLKKISLRSFSIAAQADPGNISRIERGLLPPPHDRAILERYATALGLIEGDDAWLRFFDHAAADRGKIPSDLMNEDSIVKFLPAFFRTLRGKKPTDEEMQAIIEKIQNS, encoded by the coding sequence ATGAATCAAACGACCATCACTACATTCGGGGGCTACCTTAAATCTCTGAGGATGCTCAAGAAAATATCACTGCGTAGCTTCAGCATCGCCGCACAAGCTGACCCGGGAAATATTAGTAGAATCGAGCGAGGCCTTTTGCCGCCTCCTCACGATAGAGCGATTTTAGAGCGATACGCGACCGCTCTGGGTTTAATTGAAGGCGATGACGCTTGGCTTCGTTTTTTTGATCACGCGGCGGCGGATCGAGGAAAGATCCCTAGCGATCTTATGAATGAAGATTCCATTGTGAAATTTTTACCAGCTTTTTTCAGAACTCTTAGGGGTAAAAAGCCAACAGATGAGGAGATGCAGGCCATCATTGAGAAAATTCAGAATAGCTAA
- a CDS encoding beta strand repeat-containing protein, whose protein sequence is MTPLNPLQTLRRSFLSLLFAATLTQTVSAQALWNGNGAADNWNDSANWISGATTPFDISAGSFALQFSNTGAATLTNDFAAGYAVNSITFLAGASAFTLTGDNSITLNTNGAIANSSANNQRIEFDINTLTGGNRAVSSAGSTTLTFTGDITGSGTFYVTGGNVTMEGVVSAYVYRTNGGTLTLSNPNNSFAGEARAAAGVLSVNNIANSGVNSAIGRGTTITLGQSYAQSVSVATLRLTNDYAILGGSYGTAGSGTTNRTINIANGTSSVGGSNLAGMGNYGGGILENAVAGETATFNGNITTSSRDRFSSLGLQGIGNGIVNGAITNQAKMTVTKAGTGTWTINGANTHAGQTIVNGGTLIIGNSQALGSTGFTTNGTNGGTTVTTGTLDLNGQTNVNEVFTLNGTGNGGVGALTNNSATEASIGNGIASITVTSSSANVGGTTPTVTISGGGGTGASAVATLGVTAASFTVTDGGSNQTGTGSNTYSTPNITAGGGQGASAKVTVAGGVVTGVEILSMGSGFTSAPSISFAVPGSGNVNGVVNPTFTTNNNNFAAEVAVTNAGSGYTSAPTVTLSGPGTNTAVANLSSVNLASASSIGGSGDLTIDAVVSSTNDTSHLTKIGTGKLTLNAANTYTSNTALNGGTLLANNTTGSATGSGSLTSLTGSNATLGGNGTLLGGAGKNITINQGTNLMVGSTHGLNAGGPQILTIGDALAPTALDVSLFGTLQFDLFGNDGSSTSLAENDRLRVYSNTGVDLTNSILQVSATGLTTTTWAINDTWKLIDWTGAPTSTGTPTINPALLPTLAPNLVWNSYTTSDGLYLTIADAIPEPSRMLLLIGALGALLIQRRR, encoded by the coding sequence ATGACCCCACTCAACCCTCTCCAAACCCTGCGCCGCAGTTTTCTATCGCTCCTTTTCGCCGCGACCCTCACCCAAACAGTAAGCGCCCAGGCGCTTTGGAATGGCAACGGAGCCGCCGACAACTGGAATGACTCCGCCAATTGGATTAGCGGAGCCACCACCCCTTTCGACATCTCCGCTGGCAGCTTCGCCCTGCAATTCTCCAACACCGGAGCCGCCACCCTTACCAACGACTTTGCCGCCGGCTACGCCGTCAACTCCATAACATTCCTCGCTGGAGCCTCCGCCTTCACCCTCACCGGCGACAACAGCATCACCCTCAACACCAACGGAGCAATCGCCAACAGCAGCGCCAACAATCAGCGTATCGAATTCGACATCAACACCCTTACTGGCGGAAACCGCGCCGTCTCCAGTGCCGGCTCCACCACCCTCACCTTCACAGGCGACATCACCGGCTCCGGCACCTTCTACGTTACTGGCGGCAACGTCACCATGGAAGGCGTCGTCAGCGCCTACGTCTATCGCACCAATGGCGGCACCCTGACCCTCTCCAATCCCAACAACAGTTTTGCAGGCGAAGCCCGCGCCGCAGCCGGCGTCCTTAGCGTCAACAACATCGCCAACAGCGGCGTCAACTCCGCCATCGGCAGAGGCACCACCATCACCCTCGGCCAATCCTACGCCCAGTCCGTCAGCGTCGCCACCCTGCGCCTCACCAACGACTACGCCATCCTCGGCGGCAGCTACGGCACCGCAGGCTCCGGCACCACCAACCGCACCATCAACATCGCCAACGGCACCTCTTCCGTCGGCGGCAGCAACCTTGCCGGCATGGGCAACTATGGCGGTGGCATCCTCGAAAATGCCGTCGCAGGCGAAACCGCCACCTTCAACGGCAACATCACCACCTCCTCACGCGACCGCTTCTCAAGCCTCGGACTGCAAGGAATCGGCAATGGCATCGTCAACGGCGCCATCACCAACCAGGCCAAAATGACCGTCACCAAAGCCGGCACCGGCACCTGGACCATCAACGGCGCCAACACCCACGCCGGCCAGACGATTGTCAACGGCGGCACCCTCATCATCGGCAACTCCCAAGCCCTCGGCAGCACCGGCTTCACCACCAACGGCACCAATGGCGGCACCACCGTCACCACCGGCACCCTCGACCTCAACGGCCAGACCAACGTCAACGAAGTCTTCACCCTCAACGGCACCGGAAATGGCGGAGTGGGAGCCCTCACCAACAACAGCGCCACTGAAGCCAGCATCGGCAACGGCATCGCCTCCATCACCGTCACCTCCTCCAGCGCCAACGTCGGAGGCACCACGCCCACCGTCACCATCTCTGGCGGCGGCGGAACCGGGGCATCAGCCGTCGCCACCCTCGGCGTCACCGCAGCCAGCTTTACTGTCACCGACGGCGGCAGCAATCAAACCGGCACCGGCTCCAACACCTACTCCACCCCGAACATCACCGCTGGCGGCGGCCAGGGTGCCTCCGCCAAGGTGACCGTCGCAGGCGGCGTTGTCACCGGTGTGGAAATCCTCAGCATGGGCAGTGGCTTCACCTCCGCCCCCTCGATTTCCTTCGCCGTCCCCGGCTCAGGCAACGTCAATGGTGTCGTCAATCCCACCTTCACCACCAACAACAACAATTTCGCCGCTGAAGTCGCGGTCACCAACGCCGGCAGCGGATACACTTCAGCCCCCACCGTCACCCTTAGCGGACCCGGAACCAACACCGCCGTCGCCAACCTCTCCTCCGTCAACCTCGCCAGCGCCTCCTCCATCGGTGGCAGTGGCGACCTCACCATCGACGCCGTTGTCTCCAGCACCAACGACACCTCCCACCTTACCAAAATTGGAACCGGCAAACTCACACTCAACGCCGCCAACACCTACACCAGCAATACCGCTCTCAATGGCGGCACCCTGCTCGCCAACAACACCACCGGATCAGCCACCGGCAGCGGCAGCCTGACCAGCCTCACTGGCAGCAACGCCACGCTCGGAGGCAACGGCACCCTCCTCGGCGGCGCAGGCAAAAACATCACCATCAATCAGGGAACCAACCTCATGGTTGGCAGCACCCATGGTTTGAACGCCGGAGGCCCTCAAATCCTCACCATCGGCGACGCCCTTGCCCCCACCGCCCTCGACGTCAGCCTGTTCGGCACCCTTCAGTTCGACCTGTTCGGCAATGATGGCTCATCAACGTCACTCGCTGAAAACGATCGTTTGCGCGTTTACTCGAACACCGGCGTCGATCTCACCAACAGCATTCTGCAAGTCTCAGCCACCGGCCTCACCACCACCACCTGGGCGATCAACGACACTTGGAAGCTCATCGACTGGACCGGTGCCCCCACCTCCACTGGCACGCCGACCATCAACCCAGCCCTCCTCCCCACCCTCGCGCCCAATCTCGTCTGGAACAGCTACACCACCTCCGACGGACTTTACCTCACCATCGCCGACGCCATTCCTGAACCTTCGCGCATGCTGCTCCTAATTGGCGCACTTGGCGCCCTCCTTATCCAGCGCCGCCGTTAA